One window from the genome of Strix uralensis isolate ZFMK-TIS-50842 chromosome 22, bStrUra1, whole genome shotgun sequence encodes:
- the LOC141953703 gene encoding olfactory receptor 10A7-like — protein MKPTEGPEPGNHTLLTAFVLSGLSNHPELQHLLFFTFCLMYTFTIIGNLLIFMVTVHPTLRTPMYFFLRVLSFLDISTASTVVPKMLVNFLSEDRSISYTGCATQLYCVIFLGTTEWYLLAAMAYDRYVAICKPLRYSVIMNSRVCHSLVLLSFCSGNVVSVVHTSWVFTLPFCGPKKINYFFCDIPPLIMLSCTDTSFYEKQIITATVLVIFAPFCLILVSYACVISNILKISSTEGRHKTFSTCSSHLTVVTLHCGSGTLIYLQPKASYSQDVKKFLPLIYTAITPMLNPLIYSLRNKDVKEVLIGTVAELMKK, from the coding sequence ATGAAGCCAACAGAGGGACCAGAACCAGGAAACCACACCCTGCTGACGGCATTTGTCCTCTCTGGATTGTCCAACCACCCAGAACTGCAGCACTTGCTGTTCTTCACATTCTGCTTAATGTACACCTTCACCATCATTGGGAATCTTCTCATCTTCATGGTCACAGTGCACCCCACCCTCCGCAcgcccatgtacttcttcctccggGTCTTGTCCTTCCTGGATATTTCCACAGCATCAACCGTTGTCCCCAAGATGCTGGTAAACTTCCTGTCAGAGGACAGGAGCATTTCCTACACGGGCTGTGCCACACAGCTCTACTGTGTGATTTTCTTAGGAACTACAGAATGGTACCTTTTGGCAGCCATGGCTTATGACCGTTACGTGGCCATATGCAAACCCCTTAGATATTCAGTCATCATGAACAGCAGAGTTTGTCATTCCTTGGTCCTGCTGTCGTTCTGCAGTGGTAATGTTGTGTCTGTGGTGCACACATCTTGGGTGTTCACACTGCCATTTTGTGGGCCCAAGAAGATTAACTACTTCTTCTGTGATATTCCCCCCCTCATTATGCTCTCCTGCACGGACACATCTTTCTATGAAAAGCAGATCATTACAGCCACAGTGCTGGTCATCTTTGCACCATTTTGTCTCATCCTGGTATCCTATGCCTGCGTCATCTCCAACATCCTGAAGATTTCCTCTACTGAGGGCAGACACAAGACCTTCTCCACCTGTTCCTCACACCTTACTGTTGTAACATTGCACTGTGGAAGTGGGACTTTAATTTACTTACAGCCTAAAGCCAGTTATTCACAAGACGTTAAGAAATTTCTGCCTCTCATATACACAGCCATAACTCCTATGTTAAACCCCCTGATTTACAGCCTGAGGAATAAAGATGTGAAAGAGGTGCTAATTGGAACGGTGGCTGAGCTGATGAAGAAGTAA